The genomic segment GGTGACCTGCAAGTCTGATATTACCAGCCGATTTGTCGAACTCAACCCACCGTTTGAAATGGATATGCCGACTCCTGACGCCGGATGAATGATCGTTCCGCCAACGCCGCTTCCAGCACCATTTAGCGTAATCCGCCTGTCAATGGTCACGTTTTCGGGATAGCTCCCAGGCCCCGCCTGGATCATATCTCCCGGATTAGAAGCATTTACGGCCTGTTGAATCGTAGTATAGAAAGTCCCCTGGGTTTGGTTATATACCGAATTGCTTCCTATGGCGATAACTGTAAATGATACGATGGGACCTTCAATATTTTTTGTGGCTACGGTTATTACAGCAGAACCGGAATTATTTATTGAAATAACGCCGGTATTTGGGTCTACCGGAAAATCAGGATTGTCTGAACTAAAGGTAAGCGGTACATGATTCGGATTGAAAAGGTTGTCGTTTGCATTCAGAGTATGACCAACGGCTCCGGAAATAAAAGGATCAATGATACCGACAATTGATATTCTTTCATCTAACCTGGATGCTGTGGTGGATAACACCTTTGTCTGTCCAGGGCTTACTTCCGCCGATTTTTCATCCACCCAGATGCTGCTGCCGTTCAGTATTTGAAGTACGGCAAGTCCATTTGTAAATCCGGTGTTTTCAACACTGAAAGTACCAAGTATTCTTTGGCCTAACAACAGCGTATTTGACTCGTTAATCATGTAATCTCCAGATTGAGTTACTTCATTGATCATGTCGCTGTTGCAGTTACTGCTTTCCTGGTAAGTTACCTGAAGAAATGGATATAAGTTGCTGTCGGAAAAGTTCGTACTGTAACTTCCAATTATTGAATACGTATTTTCCGGGCCAATCATTGTGATACCGTTATTTGCTGCGGCATTCGCATACCATTGTTGCGCAAGCGGAGTTATATCGATACTGATAAAATTGTTTACATCTGCGTCATTAACGGTTTTAGTAATGCCCGTAGGCGCAACAGCAGGTGCATTTGAATATGTCGCCGTATTCTGGTTGAAGTCGCTTTGATTTAAATATATAGCGATAACTTCCGTACCGGGGACGTCTTTTCTGAAAATAAAAAGCTTTAATATGGCCTCAACGATGTCACTGCCTTGGGGAATAACGGACAAGTCAAATTTTAATAAAGTCCTGTAAATATCTCCTGGAGCTACATATTCACCCACATATAAAAAGGGATAACTGCCGAATACAGCTGTAGGGTAACTTGAAGCGATAAGCGTATCATCACTCGGAAGTAAACTTGCTACCGGCATGAAAATTCCTCCTTCGTATGGCGGCGTAACGCTTGACGAGTGTGCGATTAGCCTTGGGAAGCTACGCCCCAGAAAGCTTCGGGTCCGATGCGGGTAACCAACACAACGCCCGCTACGCCGGTGCTGCTGATAAAGGCTGTGTATTGAGTAAGGAGAGCTGCGGGAGCGAGCAGGTCTTGCGCGTTGAAGGAGACGATCGTGCTGGTGTTCGACTGAATCGGAAGTACGGCTGTGTAGATGATCGTGCCTTGGGCAATGGTGCCGCCGCGTACGACATTGATCGTGACTGTGGCGGGCGCAACAATGGAGAGTCCGATGGTACCGGCCAGATCGACGATCAAAGAGCCGTTGATCCCAAGTCCGTTGCCCGCTACCCCTTGGGTCTGCAAGCCGATGTCGCCGAATAGAGCCGGAGTCGTCGTTGCGGCTATCGCGATGGTCGTGTCTGTGTTCATCGAGCTTCTTTGGTCAAGAAAGGTTCCCATAGATGCTTCACCTTCTGTCTTTTTGCATTTTTATATCCTATGTACTCCTGTCTGTGGCAGTATGGACAAACCGTTTGGTGCGATCGCGGAATCTTCCCGCTGCTTCGCGGGGAGACACCGGGCATGGATATCGTGCAAGTGATATCGGACAGGTCCCTGTCGAGATTGAAGGCAAGTTCTCCAGCGTTGCAAATAAACGTCAGGGCTCATTGCCCTGACGTTTATTCGTTATGCCGGCGGAAGATTCTTATCCTTTGTTGCGTACCCGGCTTCGAAGTCGAACAACATGGCGACGTTTGCGATTGCAGAATTACTGTGCATGCATCGTAATGAACAGGCCAGCTCTTGCTCGAATCCATCGAAGCGATCGAAGCGCGGGAGGCCGGGGGCCGAAGTCTACTTGCAACGCGGGCGGTATCCGTTGCCCGGCGCGACAGATCAACTGAGCAATCCATAAGAAACGCCCCCCATCGGTCCATGATAAAATGGAGCCAAAAGGAGGCTATCGAAATGACTGACGCGAATATCGGCTCGTCCGCGCCCGGCATCGTCCCGCATCTGTGGTTCGATCGCGAGGCCAGGGAGGCTGCCGCATTTTACAGCTCCGTCTTCCCCGATTCCGCCATTAAGAGCGTGACGACGCTGCGCGATACGCCGTCGGGCGATTCCGACATCGTCTCGTTCACGGTCTGGGGCAGGCCTTTCATGGCGATCTCCGCAGGCCCGCTGTTCAAGATAAATCCGTCCGTGTCGTTTATGGTGAACTTCGATCCGTCGCTGGACGACCGCGCGGGCGAGCTGCTGGACGAGATCTGGGACAAGCTCTCCGACGGCGGCGCCCCGCTCATGCCGCTGGGCGAGTATCCGTTCAGCAAGCGATACGGCTGGATTCGGGACAAGTATGGCGTCAATTGGCAGCTCATTCTGACCAATCCCGAGGGAGAGCCCCGCCCGACGATCATTCCTTCTCTCATGTTCACCGGGGACAACGCCGGCAGAGCCGAGGAAGCGCGCGAGCTTTATCTGTCCGTGTTCGAACGTTCCCGCCCTGGCCAACTCCATCGTTACGGTCCCGGCAGAGCGCCGGATCGGGAGGGCACGGTCATGTTCAGCGACTTTATGGTGGAAAACACCTGGATGACCGCAATGGACAGCGCGCACAATCACGGCTTTACCTTCAACGAGGCGGTCTCCCTGCTCGTCCGCTGCGACACGCAGGCGCAGATCGACGCCTACTGGAGCGCCTTGTCCGCCGATCCGCAGGCCGAGCAGTGCGGCTGGCTCAAGGACAAGTTCGGCCTGTCGTGGCAGATCGCGCCTGCCGCGATGGACGACATGATGGCGAATGGCACGCCCGAGCAGATCGCGCGCGTGACCGCGGCATTTATGCCGATGAAGAAGCTCGATATCGCCAAGCTGGAGCAGGCATATCGCGGCTGAAGCGACGGGGGCCTGGAACCTCCCTGCTGCGGCGGCTTGGACAAAGAACCGCGAAGCTAGATGCTTCGCGGTTCTTTTTGTGCCGGCTTTTCATTTTTGCGTCCAGTCAGTCATTTTCCCGGTTGACGCCCTTTCTCACCCGATGCTCACGACCCTCCAGCCCATGAGCTCGCCGAACCGCTCCAGCGCGGGCTTCGCATCGCCATAGACGATGACGCCATGATGGATGCCGCCGTGCCGGCTGAAGGACGCCAGAAATTCGGACACCGGCAGCCGAGGCGCGAACCATCCGCGGATGGCCTCCGGCATCCGGTCCCACCCTTGCGTATCCAGCATCTCCACCTCGGATAGGATCAGCGTATAGCCGTCGTCCTTGGCCGGCGCCAGGCAGGCATACACCGCTTGACCGCCTCGGAATGCCGCATAGGCGGCGACGGGCGCGTCCGCGTCCGTAAAAGGAAAGGCCTTTTCCAGGAGCACGGGCTTCCCGGCGGCGGCGCGGAGATTCATCTCTCCCATATGGCTCACAAAAATTCGGTTATTCTCCCAGTCGGGACAGAACATCTCCGCGAACGAAGCGTCCGGATAGACGGAGAGCAGCGCGCCTACGAGCGCGGCGGTCAGGACATCGCCCTCGCCGGCATAACCGATGCCGCGGTCCATCGCTTTGCCGGCCTCCAGGAAAGGCATGCAGGGCAAGCCCGACGACTTCGTAATGTCCATGAAGTTCACGGTAAAAGCGGTCAGCCGGTGCTGCTCCGCCCATTGCCGCACCTTCAGGCAGGCTGCCGTCGATTGCCTGTATAGCCGCTCGTCCAGCTCGCCGATCTCGAAGCGTTCCCGGTCTGACTCGAGTTCCGCGTCGATCTGCGCGTCCGTTATTTCCGCGAACGTCGTCCGGCCGTCCGTCAAGTCGAATTCGACGGTCTCGATGCCGATCGCCTTGCGCAGCATGTCGGTCGGTACCTCGAAGTCTCCCATGCCGGCAAACGGGCGCCCCAGCCTGCCCACCTTGGCCGTTCGCATCCCATCGGCGAGGCGGGCGGCTCTTACGCCTGCAACGACCCGATCCAGCACGTCCGACCGCGACCAGTGCCCCGCTTCGATCTGGAATGCCTTGCCCCGCCGGAGCAGCAGGTTGCACATATCCTGTACGCCGTGTATGCCGTGATTGTACATAATCTCGTCCGGCAGCTGCGACGGGCCGAATTCGTATGTCGGCGTCGTGTCCAGCACGACAAGCGGAAGCTTCGTGGCCGCCAGCGCGCCGATGGATTCCAGGGAAGGCGAATATGCCAGATGCAGCGTCACGACGGCATCGACGGACTCGCTTTCGAAGCGGGCGATCGCTTCCTCGAACTCCGGTTTGACCCGGCAGAGCGGGACGGCGACGACATCGAGCCCTTTGCCGCGGAGCGCGCCGGCGATCGCGTGATGGAACGCGTCCACCCTTTCCCGAAGCTCGGGCCAATGATCGTCATATAGCCGGACGTACAGCGGCAGCAGCCCGATTTTCAGCGGCTTCGGCGGTTTCATCGGCGCCTCTCCTTCCCGATTCCGTTAACCAGGTCGAAGGCGTTGTTGTAAAAGACGTCCTCGATATCCTTCTTCCCCAAGTTCTCGGCGAGGCTCGCCTGCCGGAACGCTTCGATCTCCTCGTACATGAAAAAGGTCAACGCTTCCGCTTCCTCGCCATCGACCTCGCGCATGTTTTTATCGCCCGACACGTCGCCGTAAAGGCCCTTCGGCACCAGATTGACGTAATGGCCGTTCTCGTAAATCCGCCGCATCCGCATCCGCAGGATCGGGAAATCACTGCCGAACAGTATGCGCTTCGGCCCGACCGCCTTGATCAGCGCCCGAAAAACGGTCTCGTTCGTATTGGCGCTAATATCGAACACCATGTTTTTCGTTTCGGCCAGCACCTCGAACGCGTTCCCGAGATCCTCCGGACAATACGCTCTGCCTACATGCGCGATGATCAGCCTCAGCCCGGGATATTTCCGCTCGATCTCCAGCATTTGCATCAGATTGACGGGATCCTTCAGGCGGCCGTCTCTCGGAATATGCAGCATGGCGGCCCAGCCGCGCTTGCTCAGCACCTCCAGATGATGAGGCGGCAGGAAGTCGTAAATGCGAATCTCCTTCTCCGGAATGCAGGTGTCGGCAAAGTTCAGATACACCTTGCAGCCGAGAAATCCGCCCTTCTCGATGCCTTCTTCGAACTCGGAGGCGCTGAGTCCGGGCTTCGTGACCATAAAGGAAGGCAGCCCGTGCTTCTGCGCGCTCTCGCGGACATATTCGTTGCCGGCGTCGATATCGTATTCCAGGCTGACCTGGGAGAACAGCAGCGGCGTCACCTCTTTTCCCGGAAACATCAGGCGGTAGGTCTCGAACAGATCCTCCACCGAGTTGTCCCGGGCGACGAGCGAGGGCCAGGTCACCGCTCTTACGGGCGCGTTCGCCTCGCGAATCCGGATGCGGTCCAGCCATACATGCGTATGAATGTCGAAAATCCGCTCGGGCAGGAAGGATTGCAGCTTGCTCTCGTAAAAGGCCTTGTCCACTTCTTTGATCTGAAATAGGCTCATTTTGTCACGCTCCATTATTCAGTAGGGAATCGCCTGGCAAACGCCTCGTATTGCCGCACATAGATCTCATGCGCCTCGCGATCCGGCCGTCTCGTCAGCTTCGGAAACGCCGCTTGCTTGAAGGCTTCTCTCTCGTCGGGATACAGGCCGGCCGCCACGGTCGCCAGCAGCGCGGCTCCCGCGGCGCCGGCGCAAGATCCGTTAACCGTATGGACTTCAACGCCGAGCACGTCGGCAACGATCTGCGGCCAGGGATGCGTGTCCGAAGGTCCGCCGACCATCGTGACGGACGTAAAGCGGATGCCCGCTCGCGCGAGCCGATCGATGTGCGATTGAAGGAGATAAGCCGTGCCTGCCATTACGGCGCTTGCGAGATCGGATGCGGCAACGCCCTTCCAACGGCCGGTCCCGGCTTCGAGCAAGGGGTTGATGAGGAGGCCGCGGGCTCCCGGCGCTGCGGCGGCGGCGAGCGCGCTGAACGATTCGTACCTGTCCGGGGCATCGGAGATGTATTCGCGAACGATCCGGTCGACCGATACGGCGATTGCGGGCAGCGAGAACATCGCGCCCCAAGGACCGTTCGGCTGCAGAAACGGATCCGTCAGCATGCCGTTGCCGACCACTTGGCTTCGTTCGGACAGCGGCGTGAAGCCCACCCACGAAGTGCCGCAGGAGAGCAGCAGCCCGCCCTCGTCCAGCACGCCCGCCCCTCTCGCGGCAGCGGGGTGATCGAAGCATCCGGCGGCCACGGGCGTGCCGGCCGGCAGCCCCGTAAGCGCGGAAGCCGCGTCAGTGATGCGGCCCAGCACCGATCCCGTCGCGACCAAGCGCGGCAGCTTTTCCTCAGGTATGCCGAGCGCGCGCAGGTATGGCGCATGCCAAACCTGCGTCTGCTGGTCCTGCAAATAGAAGGTCGTTGCCTGCGACGGATCGATCGCCCACTCGCCCGTCAGCCTGTACAGCATGTATTCCGTGCTCATGCCGACCTTGGCCGACCGCTTGAGCAAATCCGGCTCATGAACGGACAGCCAGGATAGGTGGGCGAGCGGGAACGCTTTAAGGAGCGGCCAACCGGTTCGTTCGTGAACCGCCGCCGGCGTCAGCTTGCCGAGCTTGACATCCATCTCGTCCTTGACGCGCGCGTCCATCCAGCTGATCGCCGGACGCATCGGTTCGCCCCGCTCGTTCAAAAGCACGGTATTCCCGCTTGCCGAAGCCATGCATAAGCCCGCTACGCGGCCGTCCGCCGGCAGCGCAGCAGACAATTGGCGGATCGCGTCCGCAGTCAGACCGAACAAGGCTTCCGCATCGAACTCGACTCGCCCGTCCGGGTATGCGTCCAGCCGGGTTTCTGTCCTCGCCCTGGCTACGACCTCGCCCGCCGCGGACAGGAGCACGCCTTTGACCGCGGAAGTGCCAAGATCCAGTCCGATCGTATAGCGGTGCCGGTATTCGGAGCGGTCGGCATCAGAACGGATCGACATAAGCGAATCCGAGACTGTCCGCCACAGGCCGGCAAGTCACCGCTCCTTCGTAGGTGTTCAATCCGAGACGCAGATCCGGATGCTCCGCCAGCGCCGGCTTGATCCCTTTGTTCGCCAGCTTGACCAAGTACGGGAGCATCGCCGCTTCAAGCGCGAAGGTGGAGGTGCGCGGTACCGCGCCGGGCATGTTGGCGACGGAATAGTGCACGACGCCGTGCTTTTCGTAGTAGGGGTTGTCATGCGTCGTCACCCGGTCGACCGTCTCGATCGAACCGCCCTGGTCGACCGCCACGTCCACGATGACCGATCCGCGCTTCATCGTCATGACGGCGGATTCCTTCACGATTTTCGGCGCCTTGGCGCCCGGAATCAGCACCGCTCCGATGAGCAGGTCGGCCCGCTTGACGGCTTCCCCGACGTTGTAGTCGTTGCAGATCAAGGTCGTGACCTTGCCGCCGAAAATGTCGTCGAGGTAGACGAGCCGGCTCTTGTCGACGTCCAGAATCGTCACGTTCGCGCCGGCGCCGATCGCCATCTTGGCTGCGTTGGTTCCCACGACGCCCCCGCCGATAATGACGACCTCGGCGCGGTTTACGCCGGGCACGCCGCCCAGCAGGATCCCCATGCCGCCGTTGTTCTTCTGGAGCAAGGACGCTCCGATCTGAACGGACATCCGGCCGGCCACTTCGCTCATGGGCGCCAGCAAGGGAAGCTGGCCGTTTGGCAGCCGCACGGTTTCGA from the Cohnella hashimotonis genome contains:
- a CDS encoding xylulokinase — translated: MSIRSDADRSEYRHRYTIGLDLGTSAVKGVLLSAAGEVVARARTETRLDAYPDGRVEFDAEALFGLTADAIRQLSAALPADGRVAGLCMASASGNTVLLNERGEPMRPAISWMDARVKDEMDVKLGKLTPAAVHERTGWPLLKAFPLAHLSWLSVHEPDLLKRSAKVGMSTEYMLYRLTGEWAIDPSQATTFYLQDQQTQVWHAPYLRALGIPEEKLPRLVATGSVLGRITDAASALTGLPAGTPVAAGCFDHPAAARGAGVLDEGGLLLSCGTSWVGFTPLSERSQVVGNGMLTDPFLQPNGPWGAMFSLPAIAVSVDRIVREYISDAPDRYESFSALAAAAAPGARGLLINPLLEAGTGRWKGVAASDLASAVMAGTAYLLQSHIDRLARAGIRFTSVTMVGGPSDTHPWPQIVADVLGVEVHTVNGSCAGAAGAALLATVAAGLYPDEREAFKQAAFPKLTRRPDREAHEIYVRQYEAFARRFPTE
- a CDS encoding DNRLRE domain-containing protein; translation: MPVASLLPSDDTLIASSYPTAVFGSYPFLYVGEYVAPGDIYRTLLKFDLSVIPQGSDIVEAILKLFIFRKDVPGTEVIAIYLNQSDFNQNTATYSNAPAVAPTGITKTVNDADVNNFISIDITPLAQQWYANAAANNGITMIGPENTYSIIGSYSTNFSDSNLYPFLQVTYQESSNCNSDMINEVTQSGDYMINESNTLLLGQRILGTFSVENTGFTNGLAVLQILNGSSIWVDEKSAEVSPGQTKVLSTTASRLDERISIVGIIDPFISGAVGHTLNANDNLFNPNHVPLTFSSDNPDFPVDPNTGVISINNSGSAVITVATKNIEGPIVSFTVIAIGSNSVYNQTQGTFYTTIQQAVNASNPGDMIQAGPGSYPENVTIDRRITLNGAGSGVGGTIIHPASGVGISISNGGLSSTNRLVISDLQVTGASQGISTIGNNQPSFITLSNVSLLNNLDNGFSINISPSFPVMNDLIITGSNFSNNVTAGFRVPTYAQVSNVTIQSSMFNGNAFGMLVFSGTAIFNNIQISKSTFNNNTSKGMYYEALNNAIISNNTIDSSGTAGSFAAGIDINLKHGNYQNVNLINNIVTNSGNGDPVNGAAAVIKGRNDGTNNGTLTGVTVSGGTYSNAPVGIRFGETGQNNNYPTNTVVTGATIENNGIGLQNVTTVTITQNNNTFINNGIDTVGNFN
- the ald gene encoding alanine dehydrogenase, with the protein product MKIGLVREIKNNENRVALTPGGVKELAGHGHQVLVESRAGEGSGFDDSQYTQAGGIVMTDKAELFGQADLIVKVKEPVASEYELFKPGQALFAYLHLSADLPLTRMMLEKRLAGIAFETVRLPNGQLPLLAPMSEVAGRMSVQIGASLLQKNNGGMGILLGGVPGVNRAEVVIIGGGVVGTNAAKMAIGAGANVTILDVDKSRLVYLDDIFGGKVTTLICNDYNVGEAVKRADLLIGAVLIPGAKAPKIVKESAVMTMKRGSVIVDVAVDQGGSIETVDRVTTHDNPYYEKHGVVHYSVANMPGAVPRTSTFALEAAMLPYLVKLANKGIKPALAEHPDLRLGLNTYEGAVTCRPVADSLGFAYVDPF
- a CDS encoding amidohydrolase family protein — encoded protein: MSLFQIKEVDKAFYESKLQSFLPERIFDIHTHVWLDRIRIREANAPVRAVTWPSLVARDNSVEDLFETYRLMFPGKEVTPLLFSQVSLEYDIDAGNEYVRESAQKHGLPSFMVTKPGLSASEFEEGIEKGGFLGCKVYLNFADTCIPEKEIRIYDFLPPHHLEVLSKRGWAAMLHIPRDGRLKDPVNLMQMLEIERKYPGLRLIIAHVGRAYCPEDLGNAFEVLAETKNMVFDISANTNETVFRALIKAVGPKRILFGSDFPILRMRMRRIYENGHYVNLVPKGLYGDVSGDKNMREVDGEEAEALTFFMYEEIEAFRQASLAENLGKKDIEDVFYNNAFDLVNGIGKERRR
- a CDS encoding L-arabinose isomerase family protein; the encoded protein is MKPPKPLKIGLLPLYVRLYDDHWPELRERVDAFHHAIAGALRGKGLDVVAVPLCRVKPEFEEAIARFESESVDAVVTLHLAYSPSLESIGALAATKLPLVVLDTTPTYEFGPSQLPDEIMYNHGIHGVQDMCNLLLRRGKAFQIEAGHWSRSDVLDRVVAGVRAARLADGMRTAKVGRLGRPFAGMGDFEVPTDMLRKAIGIETVEFDLTDGRTTFAEITDAQIDAELESDRERFEIGELDERLYRQSTAACLKVRQWAEQHRLTAFTVNFMDITKSSGLPCMPFLEAGKAMDRGIGYAGEGDVLTAALVGALLSVYPDASFAEMFCPDWENNRIFVSHMGEMNLRAAAGKPVLLEKAFPFTDADAPVAAYAAFRGGQAVYACLAPAKDDGYTLILSEVEMLDTQGWDRMPEAIRGWFAPRLPVSEFLASFSRHGGIHHGVIVYGDAKPALERFGELMGWRVVSIG
- a CDS encoding VOC family protein, with the translated sequence MTDANIGSSAPGIVPHLWFDREAREAAAFYSSVFPDSAIKSVTTLRDTPSGDSDIVSFTVWGRPFMAISAGPLFKINPSVSFMVNFDPSLDDRAGELLDEIWDKLSDGGAPLMPLGEYPFSKRYGWIRDKYGVNWQLILTNPEGEPRPTIIPSLMFTGDNAGRAEEARELYLSVFERSRPGQLHRYGPGRAPDREGTVMFSDFMVENTWMTAMDSAHNHGFTFNEAVSLLVRCDTQAQIDAYWSALSADPQAEQCGWLKDKFGLSWQIAPAAMDDMMANGTPEQIARVTAAFMPMKKLDIAKLEQAYRG